A genomic segment from Acetomicrobium sp. S15 = DSM 107314 encodes:
- a CDS encoding chemotaxis protein CheW produces MPKDDEYGQEIVILVFDLLGEQYALEVEDVREIVRISERITRVPNAPPYVRGVINLRGTVIPIMDVSLKLGGEALELGTRSRIVVVEHRDVAFGVIVDGVREVRVIEKGQVEPADSVDSSISREYLKGVAKIDDGRLIVLLDIAGLFEIESFLGEQEVAEGGASR; encoded by the coding sequence TTGCCAAAGGACGACGAATACGGTCAAGAAATCGTTATATTGGTTTTCGATCTGCTCGGCGAACAATACGCGCTGGAAGTCGAAGATGTGCGCGAGATTGTGCGGATTTCCGAGCGGATAACGAGGGTCCCCAATGCGCCTCCTTATGTGCGAGGCGTGATCAACCTGCGCGGCACCGTGATACCCATCATGGATGTCTCTCTGAAGCTGGGGGGGGAGGCTTTGGAGTTGGGGACGAGGTCGCGGATCGTCGTGGTTGAGCACAGAGACGTTGCCTTCGGTGTCATCGTAGATGGAGTAAGAGAGGTGAGGGTGATAGAAAAAGGACAAGTAGAGCCGGCCGATTCGGTAGATTCGAGCATATCAAGGGAATACTTGAAGGGCGTGGCCAAGATCGACGACGGACGGCTGATAGTCCTTTTAGACATCGCCGGCCTCTTCGAAATCGAGTCCTTCTTGGGAGAGCAGGAGGTAGCGGAAGGGGGGGCATCGCGCTGA
- a CDS encoding PHP domain-containing protein, whose protein sequence is MRVDLHLHSNCSDGTLSPGDLVQLAKDRGVVVISLTDHDTTEGLDEFMRSCERASVHGIVGVELSADAPYTVHILGYRFRRDDAFLEKYLSSLREYRDKRNAAICKKLNQLGIEISLKEVEAEAGGEVVARPHFARVLVRKGYAPDLHSAFRRFLAKGGLAYVPRVRFSPIECIDLISKSGGVSVLAHPGEIDAGDEEFFRILRELKAAGLWGLECYSAHHKGEDVFRFLRLADELGLRPTAGSDFHGENRPGVDIGIAIPDEIIPWDELGINLRRI, encoded by the coding sequence ATGCGCGTCGATCTTCACCTCCACAGCAATTGCTCTGATGGTACCCTCTCTCCGGGGGATCTCGTTCAGCTGGCGAAGGATCGCGGTGTAGTTGTGATAAGTCTCACGGATCACGACACCACTGAAGGGCTCGATGAGTTTATGCGAAGCTGCGAACGCGCTTCTGTGCATGGCATAGTAGGCGTAGAGCTGTCCGCCGACGCTCCTTACACAGTTCATATCTTGGGCTATCGTTTCCGCCGCGATGATGCTTTCTTGGAAAAGTATTTATCATCCCTCCGGGAATACAGAGACAAGCGCAATGCGGCGATCTGCAAGAAGCTCAATCAACTCGGCATAGAGATCTCGTTGAAAGAGGTGGAAGCTGAGGCTGGAGGTGAAGTGGTGGCACGACCCCATTTCGCCCGTGTGCTGGTCAGGAAAGGATACGCGCCGGACTTGCACAGCGCTTTCAGGCGCTTCTTGGCCAAAGGTGGGCTTGCTTATGTGCCGAGGGTCCGCTTTTCTCCCATCGAGTGCATCGACCTCATTTCGAAGAGCGGGGGCGTATCCGTGTTGGCTCATCCTGGCGAAATCGATGCCGGAGATGAAGAGTTTTTTCGTATCCTTAGGGAACTTAAGGCCGCTGGGTTATGGGGACTCGAATGCTACTCGGCTCACCACAAGGGAGAGGATGTGTTCCGCTTTCTGAGGTTGGCAGATGAATTGGGACTGCGTCCCACTGCCGGGAGCGACTTTCACGGAGAAAACCGCCCAGGCGTCGATATCGGTATTGCGATACCAGATGAAATCATTCCATGGGACGAATTGGGTATAAATTTAAGAAGAATTTAA